CGCGCCGGCGGCGAGTAGAGCGTAGGTGAGCGTGCGGTAGTGTGAGCCAGTGTCCACGTGCATGAGGCCCAGTCGCGTGGCGAGACCCTTAGATGTGGAGGACTTTCCGACGGCTGCGCCGCCGTCCATTGCGATGATTTTAAACTGTGTGGAATCTGACATTATCTTCAAGAAAACCGATAGTGGCTAAAGCTAAAGGCTAAAAGCGGCGGATTGTGGTCTGGCTGTTTAAATGAATTCACAAAAAAACGCCACCGCTGTAAAACGGTAGCGCTTTGGAGAATGAAGATGGGGCTCGCTCAGAAGCGGTAACTGGCACTTAGGCATACGACATGGCCGGCGTTCTGTTGGCTTTTGTCTGTGAACACGGTGTATGCCTGATAATGTCTCCCATAGCAGGGGTCACTCGATGAGAAAAAAGAATCGAAATATGTTGCATTCTTTTAATTGTTGCGACTGTGTCTCACTCGCATTAGAGAATTGTTAAAAATAAAAACCTCATAGCATGGACGAACTCAATCGAAGATGGCCGCAGAAAAACCGCATTGGTGTTTCCTATCCGGATGCGCCTTATTCGCGTCTGAGGCATGGCTTTCGCACGACAGCAGATGGGTTGATCCCAATTTTAGAGGATTGGTCGTATTTGTTATATTGTTTGAGTCGTGTGCCGCAGTTGTTTGTACAGCTTGACCAGCCCTGTGGACGGATGACAGTACGCATTGGGCGCAAGGACCTATTGGCTTCAGTGGATGGCCGAGTGGCTGGTAGCGCTTTAATACCTGCACCCAATTTTGAGGGTTGGAGTCGTGCCACTGCGAAATTGGAAGCGTGTCATTGTTGTGGATCACCGGGGGGCGTACAGTTATACAATGAGTTCGGTTTTCAGTTTATACAGATGAGTGCACCGAGTGATCTGGCGCCGTCGGGCTGGGCATCTGTACTGGGGGACATCGCCTTGGATAGGCCCACTCAGGCGCCAGTTGTCGCGTCGGCATCCACTCGTGATTGGGGGCGTCTGCTGTGCCCGGAGGATGCTGTGGAGCAGCATTGTTGTGGAGTGAGTTGTTTTCAGCCACTTCATGCCGCATATCAGATGGGTTTGCCGTTGGAAGTTACAGCGCGGCGTTATGAAGTAAGTCTGTTGCATACGTATGTGATCGAGCGCTTTGAGCGAGAGGGCTATTGGGCGCACTGTTTCGGTACCCTTGGGGGCTTTAGTTTAGATCTATATGCAGTCAAGCGAACAGTCTTGCATGATGAGGGTGGGCGTCTCGCCTGGCTTTTATTAGGTGATGGGGATGCGGTGCTGTATGAGCTGAGGGCGGCGCGGGAGCTTGCTGCTGAAAGTGCCTGGCAGCAAATTATGCAGACGCAATTGACAACAGGAGGGGCGAAGGATGCATACTAGTTTAAGTATTTATCATAACTGCACTGAAGGTGAGACTTGGGCTTCTGCTTTTATGCTTTGCCGCCATGCTGAAGATTGTGGCGTAAGGGCAGAGATGTTTGAACTATCGACTGTCAGTGAGCAGCGCTTACAGAGCGGAGGTTATGTAGTGTTTATCTTGAATCAGGCGGGTTCGATTGCATTACAGCAGCGTCTCGCGGCAACCAACTTATGGCTGGGGCGACTTAAATATTCTATTTTAATTTTAGGAGATGTTCTTGCTTCGGCTTCTGCCCAAGCGCTCGACGAGTGCTTTCGTTCGCTAGGAGCCGTCGCTGTGGTGGATTCGATTGCGGTGGATTTCTTTAAAGCACGAGTCATTGCGGATTGGGAAGACTGTGTCCTGCAATTAGCGACCGACCTGCAAGCGAGTTAAGCTGAGCGTTGTCTGAGGTCTGGCGCGTTTGTTAGGGAGAGCAGCAGCTGTTAATTAGCGGAGAGCATGCGTCGTGTCGGGAAGCTCTGGGGCACTCTTGTCTTTGGTCGCCAGGGCTAAGTGGCGTTCGCGTGCAAACATATCTTCTTCCCACTGCTCGAGTTCGGCTTCTTTTTGGATGAGTTGATTCATGCGATCCAACAGATCTTCTTCCATTTTGAGTAAATCAGCTTCGCGCATGTCGATTTGGTTCTGTAGGCTGGCCTGCTCGATTTGCTGCTGATCGAGCTGCCGCTTGAGTTTCTCTAAGGTCGTGCGGTCTGCCGTGACTATTTCGACTGTTTTGAGAGCTTGGTCGAGTTTGAGATGTAAGCGCTTTTTTTCCTTACGTAATTCGGAAATCAGACTTTCAAGTTGTTCAATCTGGCCGGCTGCGCGTGAAAGGAATCGCGGCCCTTTATTGAGCGTTCCTTTTTGAGTGCTCACGTAAGCGCTGGGTTCCAGATCATCGATTTTGAGCCCAAAGGTGGCAGTTAAATCGGGGTACTCTAAATTCGGTCCTACTGTGAGTAGATTTCGTCGTTTCCGATCCGGTGACTCCAGTAATACTACATAGTCTACATCGCGATCCGTAAATAGGGCTTCGACAGCTTTTCGCTTAGAGCGATCCACGCTCTTGAGCAGAGTTTCCCTGCTAATTTCTCTAATTGTATGATCTGTGCTCATTCGCTCTGCTTTCCATTCTAGCTAAAAGACTACTGCAGTAGGATAAGAGTTTGATAACATCAACCTTCGACGTGCTGCTACTGATTATTTAACGTATTTGACACTTAGTATCCGATATATGAATACGGTATGAGGTGTGAAGAAGGTTACGATTTTATCCGTTAGATGTCGAACGGGTGAAGTTTTTATTCACTCACTTATGTTCGCTCGACACCTTGATTTCCTTGAATCAGCAACTTGATGGCTAGGGAATATTAGATGAGTAATCCGAATAAAAAAAGTGTGTTGATGGATCTGTCTGATGCAGGTGGGTCAAATGAAAATCAGCGAACAATATCCGTTGTTTGGCTGTGCTTGGGCGCGTTGTTACTTTTTGCAGCTGGTTTGTATGCCTTTTTATCTATTTCAGGTCAGGGCGAGATTACGGAGACTTCTTTGGAGCAGTCGAAGGGGGCGCAGTCTGTTGAGCCTGCTGTCTCTCTGGCATCAGAGGTCGTTGCAGCCCCACTGAGTGTTGAGACTGCAGTGGCGGAAGCTCAGGCAGAGTCGTCCGATTTGTCGGAGTCCCTCGAGTCGAAAAGTGTAAACGATGCCTCTGAGATGGTTCCTTTGATGCAAGTTGGCCAAGCCCAGGGGCGGCATGTCGCAGAAGTGGATACTGCAACACATTTGAGTGAGATCGAAGCGATCACAGAGCAAATTGCCGCGGAACTCGCGAGCACTACTAGCGATCATGCCATCGAGGCGCTTGCTTTTCAGTTGGAAGAAGCGCGTGCTTTGAATTCGGATCAGTCATCGATTCTTATGTTGGAGACGGCGTATGCTCAGGCTTTGTCAAAGCAAGGGATCGAGAGCATTCGCCGTGATTTTGCGCGGCTTGATAAGCTTGCTCAAGAGCATGCTATGCAGAATTACGCGACTCTAGAGTGGCGGCAATACTTGGAACAAGTAGAACATGCTGAAGGCCTTGCGACTGAGGCAGGGCCCTACGCGATGCTTAAAGCATATCGGCAGGCCTATGAATTGGGAAAGCAATTTGAGCAGGTGAGCTTAAAGAATCTATCAGCTCTGGCTCAGCGTGCGATGAGCCAGTCGGAGCCTGCCCGCGCGGTGGAACTGTATCAGAAATTACGCTTACTGGATTCCGATAACGCCGAGGCGCTTTCGTATTTACACCAGCATGCTTATGCGGCAGGTGAGCGGGTGCATGTTGCCCCATTTGGAATTAGAATGCGAATGGTGCCGGCGGGGAACTATACGATCGGAACGCCTGAGTTGGAGTTTCAGCGTGATGCGGATGAGTACTTGCATTCGGTTACACTGACTCGCGCTTATTATATTGCCGAGACCGAACTGACTCAGGGGCAGTGGATGGCAGTCATGGGGGAGTTGCCACAACAAATGCGCAATGATGCTTCAGCTAGAGGTGATACGCTTCCTGTGCATTCAGTTACATGGACTGAAGCCGTCAATTTTTGTGAGCAGCTATCCGCGCATTCGGATTCGATGCAATATCGGCTTCCGAGCGAGGCGGAGTGGGAAATTGCCTGTCGTGCGAATCAACAAGCTGCCTACAATACTGGATCGAATCAATTGAGCTTACAGCAGGCGAATGTGTTTGATCCCCAGTCGCCTCGTAATCATGATCAAGCGCTCCCTGTCGCTAGTTATCAGCCGAATGATTGGGGCTTGTATGACATGCATGGCAATGTCTGGGAATGGTGTCATGATTGGCTCGCTGATTACTCCCAACTAGGTCCTGTCGATCCGATGAACGTTGAAGGTGGGAATGCGGCCGATGAAAATCTGCGCACCAAAGTCCTGCGCGGTGGTTCCTACTATGATGAGGCCCCACTCAGTCGTTCCGGGAACCGTTGGAGTTATGCGCCGAGTGTAGCCACCCAATACATCGGCTTCCGTATCGCATCTACGGCTCAGTTTTAATTTTTCAATTACTTACGTAAACTTGCTATGAAACATACCTACACAAGTCTGGGCTCCGCCTTTTTGCTGGCGATTGCACTTTTATCCGGCTGCCAAGAAGGCAATCGAAAGCAGGCGGCCACTCCGCTGGGCCAATCAGCTACAAGCCGCCAATCGGTCGCAGTCACTGCAAGTCCCGCGGTGATGACGCCGCAGCCGGTGCCTGCGATCCATGCAGTGAGCGCTCCATACCCTGCCTATTCGGTGCAGGTGCCATTGCAGGGGTATTTGAGGAGTATTGGCTCGGATACAATGGATGAACTGTTGGCGGAGTGGGAGGCAGAGTTAGGTCGATTTCAAACCGGGCTTCGTTTTCGACATGAGGGGAAGGGGTCTTCGACCGCGATCCCTGCTCTGTTGGAGCAGCGTTCCGACATCGGCCCGATGAGCCGTGTGATGAAGGGCGATGAGAGCGCACGCTTTGAGCAAGCTTTTGGTTACAAAGCAACACAGTTAGCAGTCGCAGTGGATACGCTGGCTGTGTATGTCCACCCAGATAATCCAATACTAGAGACGGGGCTATCGCTGGAGCAAATCGCGGCTATATTTAGCGAATCAGACTCTCCGATTCAGCGTTGGGGGCAACTTGGTTTAACAGGACCGTGGAGCAATGCGCCGATCCGACTCCATGGTCGCAATCCAGCCTCCGGTACCCACGCCTTCTTTAAGTCACATGCACTGAACGGACGCACCTTTCGCGAGAGTTTAACAGAGCATGCGGGGAGTGCCGAGGTGGTGCGCCATGTGGGGATGGATCCTTATAGTATCGGGTATTCCGGGATTGCATATAAAACGGCAAACGTGGCGACGCTTCCCCTGCAGGCAGCGGATGGCAATTTTGTAAACGCCAATAAGCGCAATGCGGCTCGCGGTATTTATCCCCTGACACGTAGTTTATATGTGATTCTCAATATCAATCCTGAGCAAGGGCCTACCGATCTACAGAAAGAGTTCCTACGCTTCGTTTACAGTCGTGAAGGGCAGCAGATTGTAGAGCAAGTTGGCTATTTTCCCATTGATCCAGCCATTGCGCAGCAAGTATTGCAGCAGTATTAGTTTAGCTGGGCCCATGCATTCATGGGCACTGAAATGAGTCGTTCATTGCAATTCTCAATTGCAATGCTGGTAGTGAGACTCAGTATCATGCTTGACCTGTTTGAGGCGAGCTCGCATTTTGCGGGCGGATTATTCAAACGCAGGCCGTTTTTCGAGGAGCTCCCTCGAGGATCGCGATGCTGGAACCACTCACTTTATTATGAAACGACTAACACTTGCGCTGATGAGCGCATATATATCCGTAGCCAGTGCCTCGCCGGAGGCGCTCGACGACGTGCGTACGACGATCGGCGAGTGGGCCACTGCTGAGAAGGCGATCTCGCGCGAATCTCTGCAATGGCAGGAGGAACGAGTGTTACTGGAAGATCTTTTAACTGTCGCGGACAAGCGGGTGGCCAAATTGGAAGCCATCATTGAAGAGCACGAAGGCTTTGTTTCGACTGCAGATGCCAAGCGTCTGGAGCTCTTGGACCAAAGTGAGCGAGTCGCCGCGGATGTGCAGCAGATCGAAAGTTTTCTGGTTAAAATGGAGCGCGGGCTGCGCGAGTTGAAGCCGCGCTTGCCGGAGCCCTTGCAGGAAGAGTTGGAGCCGGTTTATCAGCGCCTTCCTCTGCAGGCGGACGAAACGACTCTCGGTTTGGGCGAGCGCATGCAGTCTGTGGTGAACCTGCTGGGCAAGATTCGTGAATTTGACGCCAAGATTTCCTTAAGCGAAAGCATCCGCGCGCTGCCGGGCAGTGAGGTGGAAGTTTCCTTCCGCACGCTGTGGATTGGCCTGGGGCAGGCTTACTACCTGGCGCCAAACGATGCGGGCTATGGCAAATTAGGAACGGCGGGCTGGGAGTGGCACTCGCAGCCGGAATTGGCCGCCAAGATTCAGGAGTGCATCGCACTGGTGGAAGGCCGCAGCACCGAGCCGAAGTTAATTGAGCTGCCAGTTGCACTGAAAGAAGGGGCTGTGAAATGAATGGGTCTATCAACACTTTTAAACGCGGGCTAAAGCACCGCGCTACTTTTCCGGTCGTTGCGCTCGCACTCTTACTCGGCTCTTTGAGCGCGTCCGCGCAAACGCTGGAACAAATCACCCAGGCGCGCGAAGCGAAGCTCGAGGCCTCTTTGCAAGAGTTGCACGCTTTACGCGAATCGATCCAAGCTGAGCGCTTGCCGTTGACGCGTGACTTGAATGCGACCCATGCCAAAGCGGATGAACTGGAGGACGAAGTCGCACGTGTGCGTCGCCTCAAGGACAGTCAAAGTGTGGAGCTGGAGACCCTGCGTGAGCGGGTGACCGGGCGTCAGCGCGAAGTCGACTATGTGACACGCACCTTGATGCCTCGCTATTTGGCCAACTACGAGGCCGCGCTCTCGGTAGGCGAGCTGGAGACGGTGGGCGAAAGCATCCGTGAGTATAATTTATATCTTGAAAATGCCGATGCCAGTGAGGCGGACAAGCTGGCCGCTGGTTTGACGCTGATGGCGGATTCGCTGCAGCAGTTGGAGTCACTGCTGGGCGGGCAAATCTATGCTGGCAATGCGCTCACGCCAGAGGGCACCTTGCTCGCTGGGGATTTCGTGCAGGTGGGCCCCTTGCTCTACTTTGGAGCCAGTGATCAATCCACCGCCGGCTTCGCACTCGCCTCACGCTCCGAGCGTGCAGATTTGCACCCTCTGGAGGACGAGGCGGCCGGAGAGATCTTTACCGTGCTGTCCTCCGGCTCTGGCCAGCTGCCGGTCGATCCCACCTTGGGCGACGCGCTCGCAGTCGAGCAAGCCAAGGACAGCATTCCGGAGCACCTGGTCAAGGGCGGTGTCTGGGTCTATCCAATCCTCGCCTTCGCCCTTGTGGCCACGGTCGTGTCGATTTTCAAGGCACTGCAAGTCTTCTCGGTGCGTCATCCGCAGCCACTGGTCATCCACGATATTATCAAGCACTTACGCGCAGGCGAGAAGCCTGCCGCCCTAGAGCTTGCGAAGGCGCAGCCACAGCCCACACGTGAAATGCTGGTCATGGCCGTCGAACATGCCGACGAATCGACCGAGATGGTCGAGGAGGTGATGTATGAGGCCATGCTCACCACACAGCCGAAGCTGGAGCGCTTTCTCAATGTGATCGCAGTCACCGCCGCGGCGGCACCCTTGCTGGGGCTGCTGGGCACAGTGACGGGGATTATTAAAACCTTCCGCCTGATGACCGTCTTCGGTGCGGGCGATCCTAAGCCCCTGATTTCCGGTATCTCGGAAGCGCTGATCACCACCGAGCTCGGTCTGATTCTCGCGATCCCTGCCTTGGTGATGCATGCAATGCTCTCGCGCAAGGTGGCTGGTATCATGGCACGCCTGGAGAAGACGGCTGTGACTTTCGTCAATGGCCTCTCCCGCAGCAAGCCTGAGTAAGATTGTTCGCCATGTTTGGAATACTCGCAGTTCTCGAATCGAATGCACCGGAGAAAATTCCGGTGGATTTGCTCGATTACGCCCTCGGCATTTGGTCCAGCGGGGGCTGGCTGATGCTGCCGCTACTGCTCTTGACCATTTTTATCTATGCCACCGCGTTGAATCTATTTTGCCGGGTGCACTTTCACTTTCTGCTCAAAGGGCGTATTCATAACTTGGATGCGAGCACCCTTGCCCGCTCACAGGAAGAGTCGGTGGTCTTAGCGCGCAAGCTGGTTAACTACGGGGCGCTGAGTGCTGAGGAGGTGCGGCGTCATTTTGAAGCTGTGCGCAACGAGTATCTACCCTTCGTGGATCGCCGGATACGTTTTCTAGGCATCATTATCACAGCCGGTCCGCTACTGGGCCTGCTCGGCACGGTGACAGGTATGCTGTCGACCTTTGACGGTATGCTGGTGGTCGCGGGCAACCGCTTCGATAGCATTGTGACAGGTATTTCAGAGGCATTAATCACCACCCAGACCGGTCTCATTATCTCGATCCCCGCCATCGTCATCCTTTCGCTGATTGTGCAGCGCCGCAATGCCCTGGTGCTCGCGATCGCCCGCCTGGAGCGCTATAATACACGGCTGGCCCTGCGCGCCGACTGTCCCGTGCCGGCGCAACTCGAACGCTTTAAGGCCGCCATCGGAAAATCAAAAAGTAAATCATGAAACGTCGCCGCTTACTCTATGCTTCTGAAACGAAGAGTGAAGAGATCAATGTCTCTCCACTGATCGATATCGTTTTCATTTTGCTGATTTTCTTCATTGTGACGACCGTCTTCGTGGAAGAGACCGGCGTGGAGGTCAGCCGTCCGCAGGCCGCCTCGGCCAGCATGTTGGAAAAAAACTCAATCCTCATCGCCATCACATCCGAGGGCAACGTCGTATATGGCGGCCGCGAGATCGGGCTCAGTGGCGTGCGTGGCACGGTGCAGCGATTACTGAAAAGCGATGAGATGCCCGTGATCGTGCAAGTGGACAAGGCCGTCTCGATCGAGCTCTACACCAAGGTACACGATGCCGCG
The nucleotide sequence above comes from Coraliomargarita algicola. Encoded proteins:
- a CDS encoding SUMF1/EgtB/PvdO family nonheme iron enzyme, with translation MSNPNKKSVLMDLSDAGGSNENQRTISVVWLCLGALLLFAAGLYAFLSISGQGEITETSLEQSKGAQSVEPAVSLASEVVAAPLSVETAVAEAQAESSDLSESLESKSVNDASEMVPLMQVGQAQGRHVAEVDTATHLSEIEAITEQIAAELASTTSDHAIEALAFQLEEARALNSDQSSILMLETAYAQALSKQGIESIRRDFARLDKLAQEHAMQNYATLEWRQYLEQVEHAEGLATEAGPYAMLKAYRQAYELGKQFEQVSLKNLSALAQRAMSQSEPARAVELYQKLRLLDSDNAEALSYLHQHAYAAGERVHVAPFGIRMRMVPAGNYTIGTPELEFQRDADEYLHSVTLTRAYYIAETELTQGQWMAVMGELPQQMRNDASARGDTLPVHSVTWTEAVNFCEQLSAHSDSMQYRLPSEAEWEIACRANQQAAYNTGSNQLSLQQANVFDPQSPRNHDQALPVASYQPNDWGLYDMHGNVWEWCHDWLADYSQLGPVDPMNVEGGNAADENLRTKVLRGGSYYDEAPLSRSGNRWSYAPSVATQYIGFRIASTAQF
- a CDS encoding ExbD/TolR family protein, whose amino-acid sequence is MKRRRLLYASETKSEEINVSPLIDIVFILLIFFIVTTVFVEETGVEVSRPQAASASMLEKNSILIAITSEGNVVYGGREIGLSGVRGTVQRLLKSDEMPVIVQVDKAVSIELYTKVHDAALLAGAKRISMATTH
- a CDS encoding MotA/TolQ/ExbB proton channel family protein; the protein is MFGILAVLESNAPEKIPVDLLDYALGIWSSGGWLMLPLLLLTIFIYATALNLFCRVHFHFLLKGRIHNLDASTLARSQEESVVLARKLVNYGALSAEEVRRHFEAVRNEYLPFVDRRIRFLGIIITAGPLLGLLGTVTGMLSTFDGMLVVAGNRFDSIVTGISEALITTQTGLIISIPAIVILSLIVQRRNALVLAIARLERYNTRLALRADCPVPAQLERFKAAIGKSKSKS
- a CDS encoding phosphate ABC transporter substrate-binding protein; this encodes MKHTYTSLGSAFLLAIALLSGCQEGNRKQAATPLGQSATSRQSVAVTASPAVMTPQPVPAIHAVSAPYPAYSVQVPLQGYLRSIGSDTMDELLAEWEAELGRFQTGLRFRHEGKGSSTAIPALLEQRSDIGPMSRVMKGDESARFEQAFGYKATQLAVAVDTLAVYVHPDNPILETGLSLEQIAAIFSESDSPIQRWGQLGLTGPWSNAPIRLHGRNPASGTHAFFKSHALNGRTFRESLTEHAGSAEVVRHVGMDPYSIGYSGIAYKTANVATLPLQAADGNFVNANKRNAARGIYPLTRSLYVILNINPEQGPTDLQKEFLRFVYSREGQQIVEQVGYFPIDPAIAQQVLQQY
- a CDS encoding MotA/TolQ/ExbB proton channel family protein encodes the protein MNGSINTFKRGLKHRATFPVVALALLLGSLSASAQTLEQITQAREAKLEASLQELHALRESIQAERLPLTRDLNATHAKADELEDEVARVRRLKDSQSVELETLRERVTGRQREVDYVTRTLMPRYLANYEAALSVGELETVGESIREYNLYLENADASEADKLAAGLTLMADSLQQLESLLGGQIYAGNALTPEGTLLAGDFVQVGPLLYFGASDQSTAGFALASRSERADLHPLEDEAAGEIFTVLSSGSGQLPVDPTLGDALAVEQAKDSIPEHLVKGGVWVYPILAFALVATVVSIFKALQVFSVRHPQPLVIHDIIKHLRAGEKPAALELAKAQPQPTREMLVMAVEHADESTEMVEEVMYEAMLTTQPKLERFLNVIAVTAAAAPLLGLLGTVTGIIKTFRLMTVFGAGDPKPLISGISEALITTELGLILAIPALVMHAMLSRKVAGIMARLEKTAVTFVNGLSRSKPE
- a CDS encoding DUF3450 family protein, whose protein sequence is MKRLTLALMSAYISVASASPEALDDVRTTIGEWATAEKAISRESLQWQEERVLLEDLLTVADKRVAKLEAIIEEHEGFVSTADAKRLELLDQSERVAADVQQIESFLVKMERGLRELKPRLPEPLQEELEPVYQRLPLQADETTLGLGERMQSVVNLLGKIREFDAKISLSESIRALPGSEVEVSFRTLWIGLGQAYYLAPNDAGYGKLGTAGWEWHSQPELAAKIQECIALVEGRSTEPKLIELPVALKEGAVK